Proteins encoded together in one Streptomyces sp. B1I3 window:
- a CDS encoding SigB/SigF/SigG family RNA polymerase sigma factor yields MADSSTSTPRPHDDSPSTDAAFRRLRTLPDGAERDELRRETICAWLPMAYRLASRFRNRGETMDDLRQVAAMGLVKAVDRYDPFRGKAFETYAVPTVTGELKRHFRDHTWDVHVPRRVQDLRNRVRVARRDLAQTLEGRAPTCAEIAAETGLREEDVLLGLEALDSYSTLSLDAELPGTDDGYSLGDTLGHCDPALDVAVDREAVKPGLRRLPERERTILYLRYFRDMTQVSIAETLGISQMHVSRLLSQCCEQLRAQTLQGAR; encoded by the coding sequence ATGGCCGATTCGTCCACCAGCACACCGCGTCCGCACGACGACAGCCCGTCGACCGATGCCGCCTTCCGGCGGCTCCGCACACTGCCGGACGGAGCCGAGCGGGACGAACTGAGGCGCGAGACGATCTGCGCCTGGCTGCCGATGGCGTATCGCCTGGCATCCCGCTTCCGCAACCGCGGTGAAACCATGGACGACCTGCGACAGGTGGCGGCCATGGGCCTCGTCAAAGCCGTCGACCGCTACGACCCCTTTCGTGGCAAGGCCTTCGAGACGTACGCGGTACCCACGGTGACCGGGGAGCTCAAGCGCCACTTCCGTGACCACACCTGGGACGTGCACGTACCCCGGCGCGTCCAGGACCTGCGCAATCGTGTGCGCGTCGCCCGGCGTGACCTCGCCCAGACCCTCGAGGGACGCGCTCCCACCTGCGCGGAGATCGCCGCCGAGACCGGCCTGCGCGAGGAGGACGTCCTGCTGGGGCTCGAGGCCCTGGACAGTTACAGCACCCTCTCCCTCGACGCCGAACTCCCGGGGACGGACGACGGCTACTCGCTCGGGGACACGCTCGGCCACTGCGATCCGGCCCTCGACGTCGCCGTGGACCGCGAGGCCGTCAAGCCGGGACTGCGCCGGCTGCCCGAACGCGAGCGGACGATCCTGTACCTGCGCTACTTCCGCGACATGACGCAGGTCAGCATCGCCGAGACGCTCGGCATCTCGCAGATGCACGTCTCCCGGCTGCTCAGCCAGTGCTGCGAACAACTGCGCGCCCAGACACTGCAGGGGGCTCGGTGA
- a CDS encoding HAD family hydrolase encodes MARAALFDVDGTLADTNHLHVVTWWEAFRQAGHAVPMRAIHRAVGLGSGDLIERLLGEDRDRDQDAAISAAHKTLYGTYFDRLPALEGAGDLLRTLAGRGWRIVLVTSASGSELEALRAAIDADSAILDTASSDDVSEGKPAPEPVHHALELAGADAGEAVFVGDTVWDMRTAVRAGVGAVALLSGGIPQHDLLDAGAKAVYEDAADLLAHLDHSPFASA; translated from the coding sequence ATGGCAAGGGCTGCACTCTTCGACGTGGACGGCACTCTCGCCGACACCAACCACCTGCACGTCGTCACATGGTGGGAGGCGTTCCGGCAGGCGGGCCACGCGGTGCCGATGCGCGCGATCCACCGGGCGGTGGGCCTCGGCTCCGGCGACCTGATCGAGCGGCTGCTCGGAGAGGACCGCGACCGCGACCAGGACGCGGCCATCAGCGCCGCCCACAAGACCCTCTACGGCACCTACTTCGACCGGCTCCCCGCCTTGGAGGGCGCCGGCGACCTGCTGCGGACGCTCGCCGGGCGCGGCTGGCGCATCGTGCTCGTCACCTCCGCGAGCGGCTCCGAGCTGGAAGCGCTGAGGGCGGCCATCGATGCCGACAGCGCCATTCTGGACACGGCGAGCTCCGACGACGTGTCCGAGGGCAAGCCGGCCCCGGAGCCGGTCCACCACGCGCTGGAGCTGGCGGGGGCGGATGCCGGAGAAGCGGTGTTCGTCGGCGACACCGTGTGGGACATGCGCACGGCAGTCCGCGCGGGTGTCGGCGCCGTGGCCCTGCTCTCGGGTGGCATCCCGCAGCATGACCTCCTGGACGCCGGTGCGAAGGCGGTGTACGAGGACGCGGCGGACCTGCTCGCCCATCTGGACCACAGCCCCTTCGCATCGGCCTGA
- a CDS encoding DUF5709 domain-containing protein gives MSEGARGDDVYQPPNDGVQNPPSDELDMENALGERDLDDQMEEGYSPPERPLGVDKYGTTGAEERAGESLDQRLAQEVGEPDPPEGDGIGDLAQGEGEPLEEISGDVRAGRLTAADGADRHTDVFAEDVGIDGGAASAEEAAVHVVDEEDDGRSGI, from the coding sequence ATGTCCGAAGGGGCACGCGGCGACGACGTCTACCAGCCTCCCAACGACGGTGTGCAGAACCCGCCGAGTGACGAGCTCGACATGGAGAACGCACTCGGTGAACGAGATCTGGACGACCAGATGGAGGAGGGCTACTCGCCTCCCGAACGGCCGCTGGGCGTGGACAAGTACGGCACGACCGGCGCGGAGGAGCGGGCGGGGGAATCGCTCGACCAGCGGCTCGCCCAGGAGGTCGGTGAGCCGGATCCGCCCGAGGGCGACGGCATCGGTGACCTCGCGCAGGGCGAGGGGGAGCCGCTCGAGGAGATCAGCGGCGACGTGCGCGCGGGAAGGCTGACGGCCGCCGACGGGGCGGACCGGCACACGGATGTGTTCGCCGAGGACGTCGGCATCGACGGCGGGGCCGCGTCGGCCGAGGAAGCCGCCGTGCACGTCGTCGACGAGGAGGACGACGGGCGTTCGGGCATCTGA
- a CDS encoding plasmid stabilization protein — translation MPAGSSAKRERQYEHIKESQEERGTSEGRAKEIAARTVNKERARSGESKTASKTSTQDRKSAPQRGGERSHRGAEGPTRDQLYAEAKKKNIDGRSSMNKDELRRALGR, via the coding sequence ATGCCTGCGGGATCGAGTGCGAAGCGCGAGCGGCAGTACGAGCACATCAAGGAGAGCCAGGAGGAGCGGGGCACGTCCGAGGGGCGGGCCAAGGAGATCGCCGCGAGGACCGTGAACAAGGAACGCGCCAGGTCCGGCGAGTCGAAGACCGCGAGCAAGACCTCCACCCAGGACCGGAAGTCCGCCCCGCAGCGCGGCGGCGAACGTTCCCACCGCGGCGCGGAGGGGCCCACCAGGGACCAGCTCTACGCCGAGGCGAAGAAGAAGAACATCGACGGCCGCTCCTCCATGAACAAGGACGAGCTCCGCCGGGCCCTCGGCCGTTGA